From the genome of Mixophyes fleayi isolate aMixFle1 chromosome 2, aMixFle1.hap1, whole genome shotgun sequence, one region includes:
- the MTF1 gene encoding metal regulatory transcription factor 1 isoform X2 produces MGENSPELALMSLEEDDMGPDEKMRKWFLDKGGRESGTIYDTTTVLIEQDHQPSEEDDDDEEDESNVGTNLPFLDAANEEGLLLMPEQDAMSQGYVQHIISPDQIHFTINPGSTPMPRNIEGATLTLHSECPETKQREIKRYQCTFEGCLRTYSTAGNLRTHQKTHRGEYTFVCNQEGCGKAFLTSYSLKIHVRVHTKEKPFECDVQGCVKAFNTLYRLRAHKRLHTGETFNCVTEGCSKYFTTHSDLRKHIRTHTREKPFRCDHDGCGKAFAASHHLKTHARKHTGERPFFCTSDGCEKSFSTPYSLKSHMKGHDLTGLDDAFPNNAVCEDTNHWLCLSDLSTLSTDSELRENVDASPGQALGSLLQQNIFESMFQSPENTEDNDTGQQTETLLKTWTTDTQALNPAETSTDEPPPSAVHLVNPPAVSDTPLRTTLGTTSMLLPTSTIGCGTQSATAISSTSAQTLEVPIHNGGQLSVTQDSFITSQTSQPLVEGLTVVTGPALPVGAVTDTVLPTLVQVDEQNLQWILNGTSQNREQSQVPKVEKVYFTTTVPLTGTGGNAVQQIGLSLPVIIIKQEESCQCQCACRDSVKDKETPAKRKRSSVSESDTAQKPATEPSPPDPVPLSSSPCEGSSGHLLSPTDSQPWTPSSIDISDFLSLQSPENPSFLVPVEALLQGEDARFSGLSK; encoded by the exons atggGTGAAAACAGCCCAGAACTAGCCCTAATGTCTCTGGAGGAGGATGATATGGGCCCAGATGAGAAGATGAGGAAGTGGTTCTTGGACAAAGGGGGCCGGGAATCTGGCACAATTTATGATACAACAACTGTGCTCATAGAACAGGACCATCAGCCGTcagaggaagatgatgatgacgaggAAGATGAAAGCAATGTTGGAACTAATTTACCTTTCCTTGATGCTGCTAATGAGGAAGGTCTCTTGCTTATGCCTGAACAGGATGCAATGTCTCAAGGATATGTTCAGCACATCATTTCACCAGATCAGATCCATTTTACAATTAATCCTGGCTCTACTCCCATGCCCAGGAATATCGAAGGAGCTACACTTACTTTACACTCTGAGTGCCCAGAAACCAAGCAAAGAGAG ATAAAGCGTTATCAGTGTACTTTTGAAGGCTGCCTTCGCACATACAGTACAGCAGGAAATCTACGTACTCACCAGAAAACACACAGAGGAGAATATACATTTGTCTGCAACCAAGAGGGTTGTGGGAAGGCGTTTCTCACTTCATACAGTCTCAAGATTCATGTTCGTGTACACACTAAGGAAAAGCCATTTGAATGTGATGTCCAAGGCTGTGTAAAGGCTTTTAACACACTTTACAG GTTGAGAGCGCATAAAAGACTTCACACTGGTGAAACATTTAATtgtgtgacagagggctgcagtaAATATTTCACTACTCACAGTGACCTACGGAAGCATATACGAACCCACACCCGGGAGAAACCTTTCAG ATGCGATCACGACGGTTGCGGAAAAGCTTTTGCTGCAAGTCATCATCTGAAAACACATGCCAGAAAGCATACAG GGGAAAGACCATTTTTCTGCACCAGTGATGGATGTGAGAAGAGTTTCAGCACTCCGTATAGCCTAAAAAGTCACATGAAAGGTCATGACCTTACTGGCTTGGATGATGCATTCCCCAACAATGCGGTGTGCGAG gATACAAACCATTGGCTCTGTCTTAGTGATTTAAGCACTTTATCCACTGATTCTGAACTGCGGGAAAATGTTGACGCA agtcCTGGTCAAGCCCTGGGTTCATTGTTACAACAAAACATATTTGAGTCTATGTTTCAGAGTCCAGAAAATACAGAAGACAATGATACTGGTCAGCAAacag AAACACTGTTGAAAACCTGGACTACAGACACACAGGCATTGAACCCAGCAGAGACCAGTACAGATGAACCTCCACCATCAGCTGTCCATCTGGTTAACCCGCCTGCTGTCTCAGATACTCCTCTACGGACAACACTTGGCACAACTTCCATGCTTTTACCAACTAGCACCATAGGATGTGGGACTCAGTCAGCAACTGCTATATCCTCTACATCAGCTCAAACACTGGAAGTGCCTATCCATAATGGGGGCCAATTGTCAGTCACCCAGGACAGCTTCATTACATCACAGACTTCACAACCCTTAGTAGAAGGATTGACTGTTGTTACAGGGCCTGCTCTCCCTGTAGGAGCTGTTACAGACACTGTTTTACCAACGCTGGTGCAGGTGGATGAGCAAAACCTTCAGTGGATATTAAATGGTACTTCACAAAACCGTGAGCAATCT CAAGTTCCAAAGGTGGAGAAGGTTTACTTCACTACTACTGTCCCACTCACTGGCACTGGTG GCAATGCTGTACAGCAGATTGGTTTGAGCCTCCCTGTCATCATCATAAAACAAGAGGAATCCtgtcagtgtcagtgtgcttgCAGAGACTCTGTTAAAGATAAAGAGACGCCCGCCAAGCGCAAAAGAAGTTCTGTTTCAGAATCTGACACTGCCCAAAAACCAGCAACTGAGCCGTCGCCTCCTGACCCTGTACCTCTTTCATCGTCGCCCTGTGAAGGCAGCAGTGGACACTTACTGAGCCCCACAGACTCTCAACCTTGGACACCTTCTTCCATAGACATCTCAGACTTCCTGTCACTCCAGAGTCCAGAGAACCCCTCCTTTCTAGTCCCTGTGGAAGCCTTACTGCAAGGAGAGGACGCGCGCTTCAGTGGTTTATCTAAATAG
- the MTF1 gene encoding metal regulatory transcription factor 1 isoform X1: MGENSPELALMSLEEDDMGPDEKMRKWFLDKGGRESGTIYDTTTVLIEQDHQPSEEDDDDEEDESNVGTNLPFLDAANEEGLLLMPEQDAMSQGYVQHIISPDQIHFTINPGSTPMPRNIEGATLTLHSECPETKQREIKRYQCTFEGCLRTYSTAGNLRTHQKTHRGEYTFVCNQEGCGKAFLTSYSLKIHVRVHTKEKPFECDVQGCVKAFNTLYRLRAHKRLHTGETFNCVTEGCSKYFTTHSDLRKHIRTHTREKPFRCDHDGCGKAFAASHHLKTHARKHTGERPFFCTSDGCEKSFSTPYSLKSHMKGHDLTGLDDAFPNNAVCEDTNHWLCLSDLSTLSTDSELRENVDASPGQALGSLLQQNIFESMFQSPENTEDNDTGQQTETLLKTWTTDTQALNPAETSTDEPPPSAVHLVNPPAVSDTPLRTTLGTTSMLLPTSTIGCGTQSATAISSTSAQTLEVPIHNGGQLSVTQDSFITSQTSQPLVEGLTVVTGPALPVGAVTDTVLPTLVQVDEQNLQWILNGTSQNREQSQQVPKVEKVYFTTTVPLTGTGGNAVQQIGLSLPVIIIKQEESCQCQCACRDSVKDKETPAKRKRSSVSESDTAQKPATEPSPPDPVPLSSSPCEGSSGHLLSPTDSQPWTPSSIDISDFLSLQSPENPSFLVPVEALLQGEDARFSGLSK, encoded by the exons atggGTGAAAACAGCCCAGAACTAGCCCTAATGTCTCTGGAGGAGGATGATATGGGCCCAGATGAGAAGATGAGGAAGTGGTTCTTGGACAAAGGGGGCCGGGAATCTGGCACAATTTATGATACAACAACTGTGCTCATAGAACAGGACCATCAGCCGTcagaggaagatgatgatgacgaggAAGATGAAAGCAATGTTGGAACTAATTTACCTTTCCTTGATGCTGCTAATGAGGAAGGTCTCTTGCTTATGCCTGAACAGGATGCAATGTCTCAAGGATATGTTCAGCACATCATTTCACCAGATCAGATCCATTTTACAATTAATCCTGGCTCTACTCCCATGCCCAGGAATATCGAAGGAGCTACACTTACTTTACACTCTGAGTGCCCAGAAACCAAGCAAAGAGAG ATAAAGCGTTATCAGTGTACTTTTGAAGGCTGCCTTCGCACATACAGTACAGCAGGAAATCTACGTACTCACCAGAAAACACACAGAGGAGAATATACATTTGTCTGCAACCAAGAGGGTTGTGGGAAGGCGTTTCTCACTTCATACAGTCTCAAGATTCATGTTCGTGTACACACTAAGGAAAAGCCATTTGAATGTGATGTCCAAGGCTGTGTAAAGGCTTTTAACACACTTTACAG GTTGAGAGCGCATAAAAGACTTCACACTGGTGAAACATTTAATtgtgtgacagagggctgcagtaAATATTTCACTACTCACAGTGACCTACGGAAGCATATACGAACCCACACCCGGGAGAAACCTTTCAG ATGCGATCACGACGGTTGCGGAAAAGCTTTTGCTGCAAGTCATCATCTGAAAACACATGCCAGAAAGCATACAG GGGAAAGACCATTTTTCTGCACCAGTGATGGATGTGAGAAGAGTTTCAGCACTCCGTATAGCCTAAAAAGTCACATGAAAGGTCATGACCTTACTGGCTTGGATGATGCATTCCCCAACAATGCGGTGTGCGAG gATACAAACCATTGGCTCTGTCTTAGTGATTTAAGCACTTTATCCACTGATTCTGAACTGCGGGAAAATGTTGACGCA agtcCTGGTCAAGCCCTGGGTTCATTGTTACAACAAAACATATTTGAGTCTATGTTTCAGAGTCCAGAAAATACAGAAGACAATGATACTGGTCAGCAAacag AAACACTGTTGAAAACCTGGACTACAGACACACAGGCATTGAACCCAGCAGAGACCAGTACAGATGAACCTCCACCATCAGCTGTCCATCTGGTTAACCCGCCTGCTGTCTCAGATACTCCTCTACGGACAACACTTGGCACAACTTCCATGCTTTTACCAACTAGCACCATAGGATGTGGGACTCAGTCAGCAACTGCTATATCCTCTACATCAGCTCAAACACTGGAAGTGCCTATCCATAATGGGGGCCAATTGTCAGTCACCCAGGACAGCTTCATTACATCACAGACTTCACAACCCTTAGTAGAAGGATTGACTGTTGTTACAGGGCCTGCTCTCCCTGTAGGAGCTGTTACAGACACTGTTTTACCAACGCTGGTGCAGGTGGATGAGCAAAACCTTCAGTGGATATTAAATGGTACTTCACAAAACCGTGAGCAATCT CAGCAAGTTCCAAAGGTGGAGAAGGTTTACTTCACTACTACTGTCCCACTCACTGGCACTGGTG GCAATGCTGTACAGCAGATTGGTTTGAGCCTCCCTGTCATCATCATAAAACAAGAGGAATCCtgtcagtgtcagtgtgcttgCAGAGACTCTGTTAAAGATAAAGAGACGCCCGCCAAGCGCAAAAGAAGTTCTGTTTCAGAATCTGACACTGCCCAAAAACCAGCAACTGAGCCGTCGCCTCCTGACCCTGTACCTCTTTCATCGTCGCCCTGTGAAGGCAGCAGTGGACACTTACTGAGCCCCACAGACTCTCAACCTTGGACACCTTCTTCCATAGACATCTCAGACTTCCTGTCACTCCAGAGTCCAGAGAACCCCTCCTTTCTAGTCCCTGTGGAAGCCTTACTGCAAGGAGAGGACGCGCGCTTCAGTGGTTTATCTAAATAG